The following are encoded together in the Anopheles nili chromosome 3, idAnoNiliSN_F5_01, whole genome shotgun sequence genome:
- the LOC128722907 gene encoding mRNA turnover protein 4 homolog isoform X2 has protein sequence MPKSKRDKKVSLTKTDRKGLSNKQQIIEDIQQCREKYANVFLFSVQNMRNSKLKDVRTEWKGSRFFFGKNRVMQLGLKLISDDESSAPTKLEKGMELLREQMIGQCGLLFTSESKKTVVEWFESYQVEEFARSGFRATKTVKLEPGPMEDFSHAIEPHLRSLGMPTKLDRGIVTLYKEYTVCEKGKLLTPEQARILKLLNKPMAKFKVIINCCYTKKDGFEEITKRDIESTKKSAEAMSEDEDDDEEDDDDDDDEDEDEDAMEQDDDDEA, from the exons ATGCCGAAGTCAAAACGAGATAAAAAGG TCTCGCTCACCAAGACCGACCGGAAAGGGCTGTCCAACAAACAACAGATCATCGAGGACATACAGCAATGCCGCGAAAAGTACGCAAACGTATTCCTGTTCTCCGTACAAAACATGCGCAACAGTAAGCTGAAAGACGtgcgaacggaatggaaaggTTCACGGTTCTTTTTCGGCAAGAATCGCGTCATGCAGCTGGGCCTGAAGTTGATCAGCGATGACGAGAGCAGCGCTCCCACAAAGCTGGAAAAGGGCATGGAACTCCTGCGCGAACAGATGATCGGCCAGTGCGGGCTGCTGTTCACGTCCGAAAGCAAAAAGACGGTCGTGGAGTGGTTCGAATCGTACCAAGTCGAAGAGTTCGCTCGAAGCGGATTCCGAGCGACGAAAACCGTTAAACTGGAGCCGGGTCCGATGGAAGATTTTTCGCACGCCATCGAGCCCCATCTCCGGTCGCTCGGTATGCCGACAAAGCTGGATCGTGGTATCGTGACGCTGTACAAAGAGTACACGGTTTGCGAGAAGGGCAAGCTGCTGACACCGGAACAGGCGCGAATTTTGAAGCTGCTCAACAAACCGATGGCAAAGTTTAAGGTAATCATCAACTGTTGCTACACAAAGAAGGACGGCTTCGAGGAAATCACCAAACGAGACATCGAA AGCACGAAGAAATCTGCTGAAGCAATGAGCGaggacgaagatgatgatgaggaagacgacgacgacgatgatgatgaggatgaggatgaggatgCGATGGAgcaggacgacgatgatgaagcGTAG
- the LOC128722907 gene encoding mRNA turnover protein 4 homolog isoform X1: MPKSKRDKKVSLTKTDRKGLSNKQQIIEDIQQCREKYANVFLFSVQNMRNSKLKDVRTEWKGSRFFFGKNRVMQLGLKLISDDESSAPTKLEKGMELLREQMIGQCGLLFTSESKKTVVEWFESYQVEEFARSGFRATKTVKLEPGPMEDFSHAIEPHLRSLGMPTKLDRGIVTLYKEYTVCEKGKLLTPEQARILKLLNKPMAKFKVIINCCYTKKDGFEEITKRDIEVSKKTKKKAKQTPAKSTKKSAEAMSEDEDDDEEDDDDDDDEDEDEDAMEQDDDDEA; the protein is encoded by the exons ATGCCGAAGTCAAAACGAGATAAAAAGG TCTCGCTCACCAAGACCGACCGGAAAGGGCTGTCCAACAAACAACAGATCATCGAGGACATACAGCAATGCCGCGAAAAGTACGCAAACGTATTCCTGTTCTCCGTACAAAACATGCGCAACAGTAAGCTGAAAGACGtgcgaacggaatggaaaggTTCACGGTTCTTTTTCGGCAAGAATCGCGTCATGCAGCTGGGCCTGAAGTTGATCAGCGATGACGAGAGCAGCGCTCCCACAAAGCTGGAAAAGGGCATGGAACTCCTGCGCGAACAGATGATCGGCCAGTGCGGGCTGCTGTTCACGTCCGAAAGCAAAAAGACGGTCGTGGAGTGGTTCGAATCGTACCAAGTCGAAGAGTTCGCTCGAAGCGGATTCCGAGCGACGAAAACCGTTAAACTGGAGCCGGGTCCGATGGAAGATTTTTCGCACGCCATCGAGCCCCATCTCCGGTCGCTCGGTATGCCGACAAAGCTGGATCGTGGTATCGTGACGCTGTACAAAGAGTACACGGTTTGCGAGAAGGGCAAGCTGCTGACACCGGAACAGGCGCGAATTTTGAAGCTGCTCAACAAACCGATGGCAAAGTTTAAGGTAATCATCAACTGTTGCTACACAAAGAAGGACGGCTTCGAGGAAATCACCAAACGAGACATCGAAGTGtcgaagaagacgaaaaagaaggcaaagCAAACGCCCGCCAAGAGCACGAAGAAATCTGCTGAAGCAATGAGCGaggacgaagatgatgatgaggaagacgacgacgacgatgatgatgaggatgaggatgaggatgCGATGGAgcaggacgacgatgatgaagcGTAG